One Cenarchaeum symbiont of Oopsacas minuta DNA segment encodes these proteins:
- a CDS encoding MiaB-like tRNA modifying enzyme, translating to MAKVWVEAYGCSASFADSEMISGIVTNGGHVLAESEDDADASILVTCSVKDSTAGRMAYRIKKLGGKPLLVAGCLAKAEPYTVSKLAPKASLMGPSSIGGTLHLLDGALRGQKNIELGDNTRKVGLPKVRLNPAVGIVEIASGCMSECTFCQTKFAKGKITSYRVGEIVRQIKEEISSGCSEIWLSSTDNGCYGFDIGSDLPELINAVTTIRGNFMIRVGMMNPMYIPKIHKDLLHSYQSSKVYKFMHIPVQSGSNSVLADMKRGHTATTFTNTVCMARENFEKFTISTDIIVGFPTESDDDFEDTVSLLKNTKPEIVNISKYSARPGTDAANMKQIDASIIKRRSKKITDIVSKITLESNKKWIGWSGKVLFTEDTGNGIRGRNYAYKPIYVSEGAKIGLSCMVKITGSTTNSLLGKIEG from the coding sequence ATGGCAAAGGTTTGGGTAGAAGCATATGGCTGTTCGGCAAGTTTTGCAGATTCCGAGATGATATCGGGCATTGTGACAAATGGTGGACACGTACTTGCAGAATCCGAAGATGATGCAGATGCAAGCATACTTGTTACATGTTCTGTGAAAGATTCAACTGCTGGCAGGATGGCATACAGAATAAAAAAACTTGGTGGAAAACCACTACTAGTTGCAGGCTGCCTTGCAAAGGCAGAACCGTACACGGTTTCAAAGCTTGCCCCAAAAGCTAGCCTCATGGGTCCCTCTTCAATAGGAGGAACACTGCATCTATTAGATGGAGCATTACGTGGACAAAAAAATATCGAGCTAGGCGATAATACAAGAAAAGTTGGACTACCAAAAGTAAGATTAAACCCTGCTGTAGGAATAGTAGAGATTGCAAGTGGGTGCATGAGTGAATGTACGTTTTGCCAAACAAAATTTGCAAAAGGCAAAATAACTAGCTATAGAGTGGGCGAGATTGTAAGACAAATAAAAGAAGAGATATCTTCAGGGTGTTCTGAAATTTGGCTTAGTTCTACAGATAATGGTTGTTATGGTTTTGACATCGGCTCTGACCTACCCGAATTGATTAATGCAGTCACCACAATACGTGGAAACTTTATGATACGTGTTGGTATGATGAATCCAATGTATATTCCAAAAATTCACAAAGATCTTTTACACTCATACCAGAGTTCAAAAGTGTACAAGTTTATGCACATACCAGTACAGAGTGGTAGCAATTCAGTTCTTGCAGATATGAAACGTGGGCATACTGCAACTACATTTACAAACACAGTTTGTATGGCAAGGGAGAATTTTGAAAAATTCACCATATCTACAGACATTATTGTTGGGTTTCCAACAGAAAGTGATGATGATTTTGAGGATACGGTATCACTTTTAAAGAATACAAAACCCGAGATTGTAAATATTTCAAAGTATAGTGCTAGACCTGGAACAGATGCAGCCAATATGAAGCAGATTGATGCTAGTATTATCAAACGTCGAAGCAAAAAAATTACTGATATTGTATCAAAGATTACTTTGGAATCTAATAAAAAATGGATAGGCTGGTCTGGTAAAGTTCTCTTTACAGAAGATACTGGGAATGGAATACGTGGTAGAAACTATGCATACAAGCCAATATATGTTTCAGAGGGGGCAAAGATTGGCCTTTCATGTATGGTCAAAATAACTGGATCTACTACAAATAGTCTTTTAGGCAAGATAGAGGGTTAA